The following are encoded in a window of Kitasatospora sp. NBC_01250 genomic DNA:
- a CDS encoding UDP-glucuronic acid decarboxylase family protein, with the protein MTRPEAAALASRGPASTALTNAFADRTAVVTGAAGFIGSHLCERLLDLGAEVIGVDNLLTGRLDNLSSLRSAGGFDLRADDVTHPFAVTGPVDFVFHLASPASPVDYARHPLATLKVGAFGTLNAVELAQAKGARFLLASTSEVYGDPLEHPQAEQYWGHVNPIGPRSVYDEAKRYAEALTSCFQRSGSANTRIVRIFNTYGPRMRADDGRAVPAFIQQALSGTLITVAGDGSQTRSLCYVADTVEGLLAAAAHDHTGPVNIGNPHEITVLQLAEEIRAMTGSASAVAFVPLPVDDPKRRCPDITNALTHLGWKPTTALRDGLRQTLDWVRQNPVDQTGTAPAAAGGDAR; encoded by the coding sequence GTGACACGCCCAGAAGCAGCCGCCCTGGCCTCACGAGGCCCTGCCAGCACCGCGCTGACCAACGCCTTCGCCGACCGCACCGCAGTCGTCACAGGCGCCGCCGGGTTCATCGGCTCCCACCTGTGCGAGCGTCTGCTGGACCTCGGCGCAGAGGTCATCGGCGTCGACAACCTGCTCACCGGTCGCCTCGACAACCTGTCGAGCCTCCGCTCGGCCGGCGGGTTCGACCTCCGGGCCGACGACGTCACGCATCCGTTCGCCGTGACCGGCCCGGTGGACTTCGTCTTCCACCTGGCCTCGCCCGCGTCTCCGGTCGACTACGCCCGACACCCGCTGGCCACCCTGAAGGTGGGCGCCTTCGGGACGCTCAACGCCGTGGAGCTGGCCCAGGCCAAGGGCGCCCGGTTCCTGCTGGCCTCCACGTCCGAGGTGTACGGCGACCCGCTCGAGCACCCGCAGGCCGAGCAGTACTGGGGCCACGTCAACCCGATCGGCCCCCGCAGCGTCTACGACGAGGCGAAGCGCTACGCCGAGGCACTGACGTCGTGCTTTCAGCGCTCAGGCAGCGCGAACACCCGGATAGTCCGGATCTTCAACACCTACGGTCCCAGGATGCGTGCCGACGACGGCCGCGCGGTGCCGGCCTTCATCCAGCAGGCGCTGAGCGGAACGCTGATCACCGTGGCCGGCGACGGCAGCCAGACACGCTCACTCTGCTACGTGGCCGACACCGTCGAGGGCCTCCTCGCAGCAGCGGCCCACGACCACACCGGGCCGGTGAACATCGGCAATCCCCACGAGATCACCGTGCTGCAACTCGCCGAGGAGATCAGGGCGATGACCGGCTCCGCCTCCGCCGTAGCCTTCGTCCCGCTGCCGGTCGACGACCCGAAGCGCCGCTGCCCGGACATCACGAACGCCCTCACCCACCTGGGCTGGAAGCCCACGACAGCGCTGCGCGACGGTCTGCGCCAGACCCTCGACTGGGTACGGCAGAACCCCGTCGACCAAACGGGCACCGCGCCTGCCGCCGCAGGGGGCGACGCCCGATGA
- a CDS encoding Gfo/Idh/MocA family protein has translation MKAALIGCGNIASRWIRSLLADQRLDFAVLVDPDQGAARALADRYALRLAFATTLDEALAIAPVDVVVNLTPPDHHYRISRAALSRGLHVLTEKPLALGLADALDLVHLAQERGLQLAVMQNRGADPGFLAFRDAVHASGTPPFVVTADTLVTLPAAGFRTSQSLLVTADLAVHAFDQIRALITAAPTEVTCTETPVVFLAPHSSIAVITIRFADGSLFTYRGGFIADPSLRTDANGDWRVEGQGFAARWTPEPTGRSAGPPAYQQCITTMVDALHRAADGPVIAANNLGSIALLDAVLSSATERRPVSVPEVPDVRP, from the coding sequence GTGAAGGCCGCGCTCATCGGCTGCGGCAACATCGCGAGCCGCTGGATCCGCTCGCTCCTCGCCGACCAGCGGCTCGACTTCGCCGTCCTCGTCGACCCCGACCAGGGCGCTGCCCGCGCACTGGCCGACCGGTACGCGCTCCGACTGGCGTTCGCCACGACGCTCGACGAGGCCCTCGCCATCGCGCCCGTCGACGTCGTCGTCAATCTGACCCCGCCCGACCACCACTACCGGATCAGCAGGGCGGCCCTGTCGCGCGGCCTCCACGTCCTGACGGAGAAACCCCTCGCACTCGGCCTGGCCGACGCTCTCGACCTCGTGCACCTCGCCCAGGAGCGCGGCCTGCAGCTGGCTGTCATGCAGAACCGTGGTGCCGATCCCGGGTTCCTGGCCTTCCGCGACGCCGTGCACGCCAGTGGCACGCCGCCGTTCGTGGTCACGGCCGACACCCTCGTCACGCTCCCTGCTGCAGGGTTCCGCACCAGCCAGTCCCTACTGGTCACCGCCGACCTCGCCGTTCACGCCTTCGACCAGATCCGCGCCCTCATCACGGCAGCGCCGACGGAGGTGACCTGCACCGAGACACCGGTCGTCTTCCTCGCGCCTCACAGCTCGATCGCCGTGATCACCATCCGGTTCGCCGACGGCTCCCTGTTCACCTACCGAGGCGGGTTCATCGCCGATCCGTCCCTGCGCACCGACGCCAACGGCGACTGGCGCGTCGAAGGCCAAGGCTTCGCCGCCCGCTGGACGCCCGAGCCCACGGGCCGCAGCGCCGGGCCACCGGCCTACCAGCAGTGCATCACCACCATGGTGGACGCCCTCCACCGTGCCGCCGACGGGCCGGTGATCGCCGCAAACAACCTCGGATCCATCGCGCTGCTGGACGCCGTGCTGTCCTCAGCCACCGAGCGGCGCCCCGTCTCCGTACCCGAGGTGCCAGATGTCCGTCCCTGA
- a CDS encoding transcriptional regulator, which produces MSADVLAVHPLTYLMQLRGWGKIQFARMMCDHGASLKIHLATNRTLVWKWEQGQEPEPDAQYVLADMLGVNPRTLVANPWPSWLPVWEVTGIMAPWTKAGTVDVLVELVRSGHMDRRGFLTITGAAMATVAASWASASPAFASALNGDQVTDSMADTLEARVATLQTLDAQMGGARLIEQARGDLAIIISLLKQGRHTEAVEARLYGLAARVNYIAGWMAYDSGLRSAGQQYYLGALRAAKTVGDDALGSFLLAEMGVHLSDDGNPAERVAQVETALANTSSTMQPGVRSYLELHHAESLSRDGQHQQAGSALNRAHDLWARNGSDQLPTWLSWYGDAQLSSTEGKIMLRSGQFDRATSALASSIDHAVPRDQAVRAGRLATARLAGKDLDGALDAANRGLSLLETQVHSVRAVDRLTKFEGYLKPHQAEPAVAEFRDRLRALPAMAA; this is translated from the coding sequence ATGAGCGCAGACGTTCTGGCGGTCCATCCACTGACCTATCTGATGCAGTTACGCGGCTGGGGAAAGATCCAGTTCGCGCGCATGATGTGTGACCACGGTGCCTCGTTGAAGATCCACCTGGCGACCAACCGGACGCTGGTCTGGAAGTGGGAGCAGGGCCAGGAGCCCGAGCCGGACGCGCAGTACGTTCTGGCTGACATGCTGGGCGTCAATCCCCGTACTCTGGTTGCGAATCCGTGGCCGAGCTGGCTCCCCGTCTGGGAAGTGACCGGCATCATGGCGCCGTGGACGAAGGCCGGTACCGTGGACGTACTGGTGGAACTGGTCAGGAGTGGTCATATGGATCGGCGGGGCTTTCTCACCATCACCGGGGCCGCCATGGCCACCGTCGCCGCGAGCTGGGCCTCCGCCTCGCCCGCCTTCGCCTCCGCCCTGAACGGCGATCAGGTGACGGACTCCATGGCCGACACGCTCGAAGCCCGGGTGGCCACCCTCCAGACCCTGGATGCGCAGATGGGCGGCGCCCGCCTCATCGAGCAGGCCCGCGGCGACCTGGCGATCATCATCAGCCTGCTCAAGCAGGGCCGCCACACCGAGGCGGTCGAGGCCCGCCTGTACGGGCTCGCGGCCCGGGTCAACTACATCGCCGGCTGGATGGCCTACGACAGCGGCCTGCGCTCAGCCGGCCAGCAGTACTACCTCGGCGCACTGCGCGCGGCCAAGACCGTCGGCGACGACGCCCTCGGCTCCTTCCTGCTCGCCGAGATGGGCGTCCATCTCTCCGACGACGGCAACCCCGCCGAGCGCGTCGCCCAGGTCGAGACCGCGCTGGCCAACACCTCGTCGACGATGCAGCCCGGCGTCCGCAGCTACCTCGAACTCCACCACGCCGAGAGCCTCTCCCGTGACGGCCAGCACCAGCAGGCCGGCTCCGCCCTCAACCGCGCCCACGACCTGTGGGCCAGGAACGGCAGCGACCAGCTCCCGACCTGGCTCTCCTGGTACGGAGACGCCCAACTCAGCTCCACCGAGGGCAAGATCATGCTCCGCTCAGGACAGTTCGACCGCGCCACAAGCGCCCTCGCCTCCTCCATCGACCACGCCGTCCCCCGAGACCAGGCCGTCCGCGCTGGCCGCCTCGCCACCGCCCGCCTCGCCGGCAAGGACCTCGACGGTGCCCTCGACGCGGCCAACCGCGGCCTAAGCCTCCTCGAAACCCAGGTCCATTCCGTCCGCGCTGTCGACCGCCTCACTAAGTTCGAGGGCTACCTCAAGCCCCACCAAGCCGAGCCGGCCGTCGCCGAGTTCCGCGATCGTCTTCGGGCGCTGCCTGCAATGGCCGCTTGA
- a CDS encoding glycosyltransferase family 8 protein has translation MTTTATTLPPLVCGVDDGYARPLRTLMQSIAAAHRSAVTELRLIVLDQQISKANRSAILRDADRIGLRTELRPAPLTDPRYPVSDWVSGAVYLRLAIPEVIPDERRVLYLDADTMVLGDLRPLLRQSLDGRPIGAVRDPQNPVIGRGIQLPGWEELGVPYGRDYFNSGVMLIDLDRCGELGIFERSRQFLSEHPDKVRFWDQDALNWAVVDNWYRLERRWNTFAMSPQAEQPGFVHYAEADSPLAQLLEDERTAALVHFAGPDKPWQEDYPAGILRDSYHRFHDGVSRGERR, from the coding sequence ATGACCACCACCGCGACCACACTGCCGCCGCTCGTCTGCGGCGTTGACGACGGCTACGCCCGTCCGCTGCGGACGCTGATGCAGTCGATCGCCGCAGCCCACCGCAGCGCCGTCACCGAGCTGCGCCTGATCGTCCTCGACCAGCAGATCAGCAAGGCCAACCGATCGGCCATCCTGCGGGACGCCGACCGGATCGGCCTGCGGACCGAGCTACGGCCGGCACCCCTGACCGACCCCCGCTATCCGGTCTCCGACTGGGTCAGCGGCGCGGTCTACCTCCGTCTCGCCATCCCCGAGGTCATCCCCGACGAGCGGCGGGTGCTCTACCTGGACGCCGACACCATGGTGCTCGGCGACCTGCGTCCGCTGCTGCGGCAGTCGTTGGACGGCCGGCCCATCGGCGCGGTGCGCGACCCGCAGAATCCCGTCATCGGCCGAGGCATCCAGCTGCCGGGCTGGGAGGAGCTCGGGGTCCCGTATGGGCGGGACTACTTCAACAGCGGCGTCATGCTCATCGACCTCGATCGCTGCGGTGAGCTCGGCATCTTCGAGCGGTCCCGGCAGTTCCTGTCCGAACACCCCGACAAGGTCCGGTTCTGGGACCAGGACGCCCTGAACTGGGCGGTGGTCGACAACTGGTACCGGCTGGAACGGCGTTGGAACACCTTCGCGATGTCACCGCAGGCCGAGCAGCCCGGATTCGTCCACTACGCCGAGGCGGACAGCCCTCTCGCGCAGCTCCTGGAGGACGAACGCACTGCCGCGCTGGTGCACTTCGCGGGTCCGGACAAGCCCTGGCAGGAGGACTACCCGGCCGGGATCCTCCGGGACAGCTACCACCGATTCCACGACGGCGTCAGCCGGGGTGAGCGCCGGTGA
- a CDS encoding restriction endonuclease yields MAAPDYDFKSLSPYDFEIFARDLLSAHDGLTYSTYRVGADGGVDLQANSSDGLVIVQCKHTPDASKATVARLAQAEAVKLRHLNHMPQRYVFMTSADISPVAEREISEIFQSLAPDIEVRGRGWLNSALAQYEHLERRHFKLWLTSTQAIREMLQGGVFLRGESRVRRIERNYLRFVYHTTCREAEGALEHTGCVLLTGDPGAGKTTIAEYLLLLWWHRGYRIIVDPRTVDRWWEWLEDDTPTVFFFDDTWGQTRHGDHGSRHYDSDIYEFVESVFEKRKSGASDKFLIMTSRTQVLHDTVRLSDSSRRTLEVIGTSRIRVRRLPPEVRARVLFNHVNMAVSESRVRSELARGGWWQHVADHRNYSPRIIELVLQRNQSSSAGALLGDLFKSLENPLEIWDSSFKSLPEYDQRMLLTMAMMDSQRARWQKLAKRLEGLATTDSNLDAAVERLDDSWIARETVYGEYYLALLDPSQRDYLTRYLSNSPAAMSDLIGRVSEFGDLVPICGQGEAPELDSQQKLFSVGEDILRDVLDLCAVPLLGHMRILWDRLAEESLEALDDGQPPDSLISMFESLAQLVHFHADRYRAFSDGISLPSDWFEGAISGIIDAADLMEIFDIAQLVETVSLLHEIDHRWSAGRIYRGYFAHAVSRLHEACCSIWNKREREISENDLNYASEVVEAVVKNSGSLVSLGLSVTSTSSTGYIDGLLVACIDNGELLDEIHDGLDDIEHVFGAAFPDARRKILERSDDAEYEIVSVKAPLSTFRSEGGSNPPLLYGAGSLGALFRSLESPSS; encoded by the coding sequence TTGGCGGCACCAGATTACGACTTCAAGAGCCTGTCGCCTTACGACTTTGAGATTTTTGCCCGCGATCTACTTTCAGCGCATGACGGTCTCACGTATTCCACGTATCGCGTAGGTGCTGATGGCGGTGTTGACCTTCAGGCTAATTCGTCAGATGGTCTAGTTATCGTTCAGTGCAAGCATACCCCGGATGCGAGTAAGGCCACGGTCGCAAGGCTGGCACAGGCCGAGGCAGTCAAGCTTCGTCATCTCAACCATATGCCGCAGCGCTATGTATTTATGACGTCCGCTGATATTAGCCCGGTGGCTGAGCGCGAGATCTCGGAGATTTTCCAGAGCTTGGCTCCTGATATAGAGGTTCGCGGACGAGGGTGGTTGAACTCCGCGCTGGCTCAATACGAGCACCTTGAAAGGCGTCACTTCAAGCTCTGGCTCACCTCTACCCAGGCGATTCGCGAGATGCTTCAAGGCGGGGTGTTCCTGAGGGGCGAGTCCCGAGTTCGGCGAATTGAGCGGAATTATCTCCGATTTGTATACCATACTACTTGCAGAGAGGCTGAAGGGGCGCTCGAGCATACAGGCTGCGTCCTGCTCACAGGTGATCCTGGGGCCGGTAAGACGACGATCGCAGAGTATCTACTGTTGCTGTGGTGGCATCGTGGATACCGCATCATCGTTGACCCACGCACGGTTGACCGCTGGTGGGAGTGGTTGGAGGACGATACCCCGACGGTCTTTTTCTTTGACGACACGTGGGGTCAAACACGCCATGGGGATCATGGGTCGCGCCACTACGACAGCGACATTTATGAATTTGTCGAGTCCGTTTTTGAAAAGCGAAAATCTGGTGCGTCGGACAAATTTCTCATCATGACTAGTAGAACGCAAGTCCTGCACGACACTGTCCGTCTCAGTGATTCCTCGCGCCGAACGCTGGAAGTGATCGGTACCAGTCGAATCCGCGTGCGACGCCTTCCGCCAGAGGTGCGCGCCCGTGTTCTCTTCAACCATGTGAACATGGCTGTCTCTGAGAGTCGTGTTCGCAGTGAACTGGCGCGGGGAGGTTGGTGGCAACACGTAGCGGATCACAGGAACTATTCTCCCCGTATTATTGAACTCGTACTTCAGCGGAATCAGTCGAGCAGTGCCGGCGCTTTGCTTGGCGATCTATTCAAATCCCTTGAAAATCCGCTGGAGATTTGGGATTCGAGCTTCAAATCTTTGCCTGAATATGATCAGCGGATGTTGCTAACGATGGCAATGATGGATTCTCAACGGGCGAGGTGGCAGAAACTTGCGAAGCGACTGGAGGGGCTAGCTACTACTGATTCGAACCTGGACGCTGCAGTGGAGCGACTCGACGATTCATGGATCGCTCGCGAGACTGTCTATGGCGAGTACTATCTAGCGCTTCTGGATCCAAGTCAGCGTGATTATCTGACACGTTACTTGTCCAATAGTCCGGCGGCCATGTCCGATCTTATCGGCAGAGTATCAGAATTCGGTGACCTGGTGCCGATCTGCGGGCAGGGAGAGGCGCCTGAGCTGGATAGTCAGCAGAAGCTCTTCTCTGTCGGGGAAGATATTTTGCGGGATGTCCTTGATTTGTGTGCGGTACCTCTTCTGGGGCATATGAGGATACTTTGGGATCGCCTCGCCGAGGAAAGCCTGGAAGCGCTTGATGACGGCCAGCCGCCGGACTCACTTATTTCCATGTTCGAGTCTCTTGCGCAGCTTGTGCATTTTCATGCTGATCGATACCGGGCTTTTTCTGACGGAATTAGCCTGCCGTCCGACTGGTTTGAAGGGGCAATATCTGGCATTATCGATGCCGCTGATCTCATGGAGATTTTTGATATCGCCCAGCTAGTAGAGACCGTGTCGCTTCTGCATGAGATTGATCATCGATGGAGCGCTGGTCGAATCTATCGTGGATATTTCGCTCATGCGGTAAGCCGCCTTCACGAAGCCTGTTGTTCTATTTGGAATAAGAGGGAGCGGGAAATTTCGGAAAATGATCTCAACTATGCCTCCGAAGTCGTGGAAGCTGTGGTGAAGAATTCTGGCTCGCTCGTCAGTTTGGGATTGTCGGTAACCTCGACTTCGAGCACCGGGTATATTGACGGCCTGCTGGTCGCTTGCATTGACAACGGTGAGCTCCTGGATGAGATCCATGATGGACTCGATGATATTGAGCATGTCTTTGGGGCAGCTTTTCCCGATGCAAGGAGAAAAATCCTCGAGCGGTCCGATGACGCGGAATATGAAATTGTCTCTGTGAAGGCTCCATTGTCTACGTTCCGCTCTGAGGGCGGGTCAAACCCCCCTCTCCTCTATGGGGCAGGTTCTCTCGGGGCTTTGTTTCGATCCCTTGAGTCCCCCAGTTCATAA
- a CDS encoding helix-turn-helix domain-containing protein → MATEVTAVPGVPGIHRSIHPAIRTSWTGRIGGSSAAASTARHRSAGAAHRGQSNCDSMEFMNRTSTTTQVASALGLRPDTVRKYARNGQIPFDTTAGGHRRFDVDEVRTLLQAEAETTVAPSVRLRGTSRWLIDALDLEAWAGRMAGRHELPELVRMLVAGSVRDLRRVDFRAGEGTGKPGWDGVVATGRGNAWVPEGQSAWEMGVNEDVTSKANDDYEVRTSDPEGLVPSETVFVFVTPRRWSQRDSWALTKRAEGVWKDVRAYDADSLEQWLDETPAVHLRVTHMLGRNPDGAADLVSAWATWSTYTAPPLPAALMTAGRDEQVRSVLAWLHGEPSELFVVGESAEDAFAFIAACLLELPEPERITLAARTLVVRTAGAWDEVLARVGVSSSLVLIPTFPQPRPLEAVDAGHHVAVPVDGNAVHPGIAITLARLRREPAQEALVAAGLPEQEAHELARLARRSLLTLRRRLAVGVSARPAWAQPGQGGEVVPLVLAGAWRDDLDGDKRTLSSLTGRPFEEVEALCTRWAAEADTPVRREGRVWFTVEKQDAWALLWRLATRQTLQRFQKAAVDVLSAVDPAFELEPNQRWAAGAFGHVAPFSSRLRSSLADTLAMIATRSGDEQLSVGCTGQEFADAIVHSILASANDERSGQLWSSLSEVLPLLAEASPEQFLDAIDVGVADDGNLLTVFDPPVADTPFGSPAHTGLLWALERLAWSVDHLGAAALALGRLAERDPGGRRGNRPAESLNQIFLPWHPQTTADAQQRFKVIDMLRKRAAPDIAWSFVISLLPTPHSIGQSTDQPQWREWPDNQQDQGGIAQWLVQAAPLVERLLHDVGLDGARWAALISVLPSLPEALGDAILGQLRGVDSKHFEDKDRTAVLDALREVVRAHRRFPNTPWAMPAERVDRIDEQLRRLSTNDAASTAWLFASHVKLPDGGTADYAAEQQIVAERQRHAAQEILAAGGLDAIWALSAQCEVPFRLGQALGRIGADDVENEIIVELATAERSRSQLASGYVQARFEGSGQQWASSFLDRAKTWPAARTAAFLQQLTADADTFDRVDLFGSEVRDLYWAGAPTFLIPPADRARAVGTLLETGHPNAALELLGLDVHANQAVDPDLVIQALNNAAPKDISHVTTFIYNVTMLLDFLYTQDQVDRQHLTRLEWRYLPLLEPHERPTRVLHEELTRDPGFFTDVIEVIYSRQQSDEERKPSEDQRQLSTQAYRLLTSWRMPPGSDDPGYPSLEDWVHDARTELTRRNLLHAGDQFIGQSLGRTAEDPDGTWPGERVREIIEDVRSSDLESGIIFTVFSSEGATWRSLDTGGQPERARANMYQRYAKTVGTDWPRTRRLLIHIAEAWDRRARQEDHLAEIREDFWS, encoded by the coding sequence ATGGCCACCGAAGTCACGGCGGTGCCGGGTGTGCCCGGCATCCATCGGTCGATACACCCGGCGATCCGGACGAGCTGGACAGGCCGTATCGGTGGTTCATCGGCCGCGGCATCGACTGCTCGTCACCGGTCAGCAGGCGCGGCGCATCGAGGTCAATCCAACTGTGACAGCATGGAGTTCATGAATCGGACGTCAACGACTACCCAGGTGGCAAGTGCGCTCGGCTTGCGCCCGGACACAGTCCGGAAGTACGCGCGCAATGGGCAGATTCCGTTCGATACCACCGCTGGTGGCCACCGCCGCTTCGATGTCGACGAGGTGCGCACGCTACTCCAAGCTGAGGCCGAGACGACGGTTGCGCCGTCGGTCCGGCTCCGCGGCACCAGCCGTTGGCTGATTGACGCGCTGGACCTTGAAGCCTGGGCTGGCCGGATGGCCGGACGCCACGAACTGCCCGAGTTGGTAAGGATGCTGGTGGCAGGCTCGGTCCGGGATCTGCGCCGGGTGGATTTTCGCGCAGGGGAGGGCACCGGAAAGCCCGGATGGGACGGCGTCGTGGCCACCGGACGTGGCAACGCATGGGTTCCCGAGGGGCAGTCGGCATGGGAAATGGGCGTCAACGAGGACGTCACCTCGAAGGCGAACGACGACTACGAAGTTCGCACGAGTGACCCAGAGGGTCTGGTGCCGTCCGAGACGGTCTTCGTGTTCGTCACGCCGCGCCGCTGGAGCCAGCGCGACAGCTGGGCGTTGACGAAGCGCGCGGAGGGCGTATGGAAGGACGTGCGCGCCTACGATGCGGACTCGCTGGAGCAGTGGCTGGACGAGACTCCGGCCGTACATCTGCGGGTCACCCACATGCTGGGCCGGAATCCGGACGGCGCAGCGGATCTGGTCAGCGCGTGGGCCACGTGGTCCACGTACACCGCGCCGCCGCTTCCGGCCGCACTGATGACTGCGGGGCGTGACGAACAGGTCCGCTCGGTGCTCGCCTGGCTACACGGCGAGCCATCCGAGCTGTTCGTGGTCGGCGAGTCCGCTGAGGATGCCTTCGCGTTCATCGCTGCCTGCTTGCTGGAGCTACCAGAACCGGAGCGGATCACCCTGGCAGCCCGGACCCTGGTCGTGCGCACGGCCGGGGCCTGGGACGAGGTACTGGCCCGGGTTGGGGTCAGCAGTTCCCTCGTATTGATTCCGACTTTTCCCCAACCGCGCCCCCTCGAAGCCGTCGATGCAGGCCATCACGTCGCGGTCCCCGTCGACGGCAATGCGGTTCACCCTGGCATCGCGATCACTCTCGCCCGTCTGCGACGTGAGCCGGCACAGGAGGCACTTGTCGCTGCTGGTCTCCCCGAGCAGGAAGCCCATGAGTTGGCCCGACTCGCCCGACGCAGCCTCCTTACGTTGCGTCGACGGCTCGCAGTTGGGGTCAGCGCACGGCCTGCCTGGGCGCAACCCGGCCAGGGCGGCGAGGTCGTGCCTCTGGTTCTCGCCGGGGCATGGCGTGACGACCTTGACGGAGACAAGCGAACGCTCAGTTCCCTGACTGGTCGGCCATTCGAGGAGGTCGAGGCTCTGTGTACGCGCTGGGCAGCTGAAGCCGACACGCCGGTGCGCCGCGAAGGCCGGGTGTGGTTCACCGTAGAAAAGCAGGACGCCTGGGCCCTGCTCTGGCGCCTGGCGACCCGGCAGACACTCCAGCGCTTCCAGAAGGCTGCCGTCGATGTGCTCAGTGCGGTCGACCCAGCCTTCGAACTCGAACCGAACCAGCGGTGGGCGGCCGGAGCATTCGGGCATGTCGCCCCGTTCTCGTCCCGGCTGCGCTCGAGCCTTGCCGATACCCTCGCGATGATCGCCACACGAAGCGGGGACGAGCAGTTGTCGGTCGGATGTACCGGGCAGGAGTTCGCAGACGCCATCGTTCACTCGATTCTCGCTTCGGCGAACGACGAGCGATCAGGGCAGCTTTGGTCGTCCCTGTCTGAGGTGCTGCCGCTTTTGGCCGAAGCATCACCTGAGCAGTTCCTCGACGCAATCGATGTCGGGGTGGCTGACGACGGCAACCTCCTAACGGTATTCGATCCGCCGGTGGCAGACACGCCGTTCGGTTCTCCCGCGCACACTGGCCTGCTGTGGGCTCTGGAGCGGCTCGCCTGGTCTGTCGATCACCTAGGTGCTGCTGCGCTGGCGCTGGGGCGTCTGGCTGAGCGCGACCCGGGGGGCCGGCGAGGCAACCGCCCGGCCGAGAGTCTGAACCAGATCTTCTTGCCCTGGCACCCGCAGACCACCGCCGACGCTCAGCAACGGTTCAAGGTAATCGACATGCTGCGCAAGCGTGCCGCTCCGGATATCGCCTGGTCGTTTGTCATCTCCCTGCTGCCGACTCCGCACTCCATTGGCCAGTCCACCGACCAGCCGCAATGGCGTGAGTGGCCCGACAACCAGCAGGATCAGGGCGGCATCGCGCAATGGCTCGTTCAGGCTGCTCCCCTTGTCGAGCGCCTCTTGCACGATGTAGGACTTGACGGCGCTCGTTGGGCTGCTCTGATCTCGGTGCTACCGTCGCTGCCCGAGGCCCTCGGCGACGCAATCCTCGGCCAGCTTCGAGGGGTCGATTCCAAGCACTTCGAGGACAAGGACCGTACCGCGGTTCTGGATGCTCTTCGCGAAGTGGTGCGCGCCCACCGGCGCTTCCCGAATACCCCGTGGGCCATGCCTGCCGAGCGCGTCGATCGCATCGACGAGCAATTGCGCCGCCTGAGCACTAATGACGCAGCGAGCACAGCCTGGTTGTTCGCGAGCCACGTGAAGCTGCCGGACGGCGGGACTGCGGACTACGCTGCCGAGCAACAGATAGTCGCCGAGCGGCAGCGGCACGCAGCGCAGGAGATCTTGGCTGCCGGTGGACTCGATGCGATCTGGGCGCTGTCCGCCCAGTGCGAAGTTCCCTTCCGCCTCGGCCAAGCACTCGGCCGCATCGGCGCCGATGATGTCGAGAATGAGATCATCGTGGAGCTGGCCACGGCAGAGCGCTCGCGAAGCCAGCTCGCCAGCGGCTATGTCCAAGCCCGCTTCGAAGGCAGCGGACAGCAGTGGGCGAGCAGTTTCCTGGACCGAGCCAAGACATGGCCTGCCGCTCGCACCGCTGCCTTCCTGCAGCAACTCACGGCCGACGCCGACACTTTCGACCGTGTCGACCTGTTTGGCTCGGAGGTGCGCGACCTGTACTGGGCCGGCGCCCCCACCTTCTTGATTCCTCCTGCAGATCGGGCACGCGCTGTGGGGACGCTGCTCGAGACTGGTCACCCAAACGCAGCCCTCGAGCTACTCGGCCTCGACGTCCATGCAAACCAGGCGGTTGATCCCGACCTAGTCATCCAGGCGTTGAACAACGCCGCTCCGAAAGACATCAGCCATGTCACGACGTTCATCTACAACGTCACAATGCTCCTAGATTTCCTGTACACGCAGGATCAGGTCGACCGCCAGCATTTGACACGACTTGAATGGCGCTATCTGCCACTGCTCGAACCCCACGAGCGCCCGACGCGCGTGCTTCATGAGGAACTGACGCGTGACCCAGGATTTTTTACCGACGTCATCGAAGTGATCTACTCCAGGCAGCAAAGCGACGAAGAGCGGAAGCCTTCCGAGGATCAGCGCCAGCTCTCCACACAGGCATATCGGCTATTGACATCTTGGCGGATGCCGCCGGGCAGCGATGACCCCGGCTACCCAAGCCTTGAGGACTGGGTACATGACGCACGTACAGAATTGACCCGACGCAACCTCCTGCATGCAGGCGATCAATTCATCGGCCAGTCGCTCGGCCGAACAGCCGAAGACCCAGACGGAACATGGCCTGGAGAGCGGGTGCGCGAGATCATCGAAGACGTTCGCAGTAGCGACCTCGAAAGCGGCATCATATTTACTGTCTTCAGCAGTGAAGGGGCCACCTGGAGGAGCCTGGATACTGGAGGCCAGCCTGAGCGAGCCCGGGCCAATATGTACCAGAGATACGCAAAAACTGTGGGAACCGACTGGCCTCGCACACGGCGCCTGCTGATTCACATCGCTGAAGCTTGGGACCGGCGAGCCCGCCAAGAAGACCATCTCGCTGAAATCCGTGAAGACTTCTGGTCTTAG